TAAGCTTTCTGCCACAAAGGAGCAGACCGGCTCTGCCAATATTGGAGAAATCACAACAAGTCTGCACACCGGAACACATATTGATGCCCCCTTTCATTTTGACTCCAATGGTAAAACCGTTGATCAGCTCGACCTCGATCTTTATACCGGAAAAGCTGTCGTCATCGATGTCAGTCATACAGATAAGATTACAGCAGCAGTACTTAAAAATTACCACCTTGATCATGCTCCAAGACTGCTATTGCGAACATCACGGAATAGCCCAAAGCGGTTCCCAAGCAAATTCCCTTATCTTGATTCAGAAATTGCCCAGTTTTTAGGCGAAAAAGGCATTCAATTACTTGGCGTTGATATCCCCTCTGTCGATGCACCGGACAGCAAAGAACTTAACACACATCATGCCCTCCACCAACATGGAATTCACATTTTGGAAAATATTATGCTCGACCATATTCATCCGGGAATATATGAATTAATAGCTTTGCCGCTGGCAATTCACGGTGCAGACGGCAGTCCAGTTCGTGCAGTATTACGTCCACTGGAGGAGAATAAATAATGAAGGATTCCTCCAACAAAACTTTTCAATCGGAAAAAGGAATTCATACAGATTTTATGGAGAAAATGACATATGGAGATTATCTTCAGCTTGAGCCTTTATTATCGAGTCAAAAACGATTATCCAGCCACCATGATGAAATGCTATTTATAATTATCCATCAAGTTAGCGAGCTATGGCTAAAACTTATCATACATGAAATACAGTCTGCAATCGAAAAAATTCAAGCAAACGAACTGCAAGCGTCCTATAAAATGCTTGCCCGTGTCAGCAAAATACAATCACAGATTATTCAAGCTTGGGATGTTCTTTCAACGTTAACACCTGCAGAATATATGGAATTCAGAGACAAACTGGGAAATGCTTCTGGATTTCAGTCTTACCAATACCGCCTAGTCGAATTTGTCCTAGGCTATAAAACTCCATTTATTTTGAAAATATATCAAAAGGATAAGAAGCTCCATAAAATTTTAAAGGATGCCTATCATGCACCTGGGCTTTATGACGTTGCTGTTCAGGCATTGGCAAAGGAAGGCTTAGCAATTGATGAAGCAGTTTTAAAAAGAGATGTATCTAAAACATATCAAAAACATAAAAGTGTCGAAGAGGCATGGCTGACCGTTTATC
This region of Oceanobacillus sp. FSL K6-2867 genomic DNA includes:
- the kynB gene encoding arylformamidase — its product is MSKWIDISQPLTNDMAHWPGDTPFHYKLSATKEQTGSANIGEITTSLHTGTHIDAPFHFDSNGKTVDQLDLDLYTGKAVVIDVSHTDKITAAVLKNYHLDHAPRLLLRTSRNSPKRFPSKFPYLDSEIAQFLGEKGIQLLGVDIPSVDAPDSKELNTHHALHQHGIHILENIMLDHIHPGIYELIALPLAIHGADGSPVRAVLRPLEENK
- the kynA gene encoding tryptophan 2,3-dioxygenase, which encodes MKDSSNKTFQSEKGIHTDFMEKMTYGDYLQLEPLLSSQKRLSSHHDEMLFIIIHQVSELWLKLIIHEIQSAIEKIQANELQASYKMLARVSKIQSQIIQAWDVLSTLTPAEYMEFRDKLGNASGFQSYQYRLVEFVLGYKTPFILKIYQKDKKLHKILKDAYHAPGLYDVAVQALAKEGLAIDEAVLKRDVSKTYQKHKSVEEAWLTVYQNVSQYWDLYQLAEKLVDIEDWFQQWRFRHMKTVERIIGHKAGTGGSTGVSYLKKVLEHYFFPELWEIRTKL